ATGGCTATATATCATTGCACTTGTAAAATTATAAGCAGAGGACAAGGGCGGTCTGCCGTTGGTGCGGCGGCATATAGAAGCGGGGAAAAATTGTATAATGAGTATGACGGAATAGAACACGATTATACGAAAAAAGGCGGCGTTGTATATAGTGAAATTATGCTTTGTGAAAATGCACCAAAAGAATATCAAGATAGGCAAACATTATGGAACGCAGTAGAACAAATAGAGAAAAGCAGTAAAGCGCAGTTAGTGAGAGAGTATGAAGTAGCCTTGCCCGTGGAATTATCACGGGAAGAACAGATAAAACTTGTCCGTGATTTTGCAAAAGAGAATTTTGTAGATAATGGAATGTGTGTTGATTTTTCCATTCACGATAAAGAGGACGGAAACCCACACGCTCATATCATGCTTACCACAAGACCGATTGAACAAGACAATTCGTGGGGAGTGAAGCAAAAAAAAGAATATATTTTAGATAAAAACGGTCAAAAGCAGTATGATAAAAAGAAACAGACATATAAATGCAAAACAGTCAAAACAACGAATTGGGATAGTAAGGAATTTTTACAGCGTTCCCGTGAAAGCTGGGCTGAAAAAGTAAACCAAGAACTTGAAAAAAAAAGTCTGCCACAGAGGATAGACCACAGAAGTCTAAAGGAACAGGGAGTTGACAGAGTACCAACAATTCATGAGGGCGGTGCGAGAAAATTAGAGAAGCGAGGAATTAAAACTGACCGTGGGAAGATAAACAGAGAAATCAAAACAGCAAATGGACAGATGCAAACAATAGATATTCTGACTAAGCAGACACAAAAAGAAATTATAAATATCAGAGAAGATATTGAATGGAATAAACAGCATGAACATATTGCAAAAATTGAACGAATGTTACCAAAAGCCACAGAAGAAAATAAAAATGTGCTTTTGAGATTGCAAACTGAAATGCTCAAAACCTATAACATAGCGAAGCGTTTAGAGCCAACCACAGCCAGTGCAGAAAGAACAATAGAATGTGATGGGCGTAAAGTTCCATATTTTGATTATCATAAAGACAAGCTGATAGGAGATATTTCATTCATACGGGATAAAATAGAGAGCAGTCTTGAAGCAATAAGAGAAAGGGCAAAAACAGCAGAACCACAGAGCGGTTTTGTCGCAAGGCGTGAAAGTATAATGCGGCAGGAGCAACCAAAGCAGGACGCACCGAAAATTGATACTGCCTATGCAGAAGAAATGGCAAGAAAACTTTCAGCGTTGCGCAGTGAATTTGTAAAAGCCATGGTACAGAGTGCAGAGCGTACCAGCTATCAGCCGAACCCGATCTATGAAAGACAGGCAAACGAAATAGAGAGTATTTCAAAGACCATATCGGAACAGAGCCGAACTATAAAGAGCTTGCAGGAAGAAAGGGACAAGTTGGGTATCTTCAAAGGCAGGGAGAAAAAAGAACTGCAAAACAAAATTGATAATTTTGAGAGATTGCGCAGGAGTAATCTTGACAAGCTGGGTGCGCTTGGTGTGTCCGAACCGTCCAAGGCAGATGAAGCGGTAAAAGAAAAAAGAAGCATGGCGGCACAGGAGCAGAACAGGGCAAAGGCGGCTATGCAGAACAGAGGGGCAAAGGAGAGAGCCGAAGAAGTAAAAGCGGCATTTCTCGAAGCGGCGAAGCAGATACCGGCAGACCAACGGCAGGAAATACTTGACCGTATGGGACAGCAGAAAGAAATTCCAACCATGGGACGATTGCAGTATTACCAAGCCGAAGCCGAAGCACGCCGCCAGCTTGACACTGCATTGAAGCAAGAAGCACAGACGAGGGAACGGAACAGGACACATGACCGTGACAGAGGTATATAACACGGTATTTGCCCCATAGAGCCGTTTGGTGGTTTTCATGGTGTATTTCCTTAATGGGGGAAATAAGACTGCTCTAATAAGCCGTGACGCTCTCACAGGGGCAGTATAGAAAAGTAATCAAGGGGAAGTTACTCAAAGAGTGAGCAACTTCCCCTTTGCTTATTGTGCGGCGTTCCATTTCGTCAAGGGCAAGGCAAGCGGCAGGAGCCGCCCTTGACTGCATTTCTCACCCATCAGCGGCGAGATACCCGTTAAAAGCCGTGTAAGCCGCATAGACGAATGATTTATTAGAATATGGGAAAACTACATATAGAGCGAGAAAACGGCTTTATAGGGCAATATGCGGCACAGGTGACATAGGTAAAAAAACCTATTGATAATCTAAGTCCCCTAAGACTAAAAAAGGTGGAATTACTTCATTGATAATCTAAGTCCCCTAAGACTTCAAAAAGGTAAAAAAAATATATTGATAATCTAAGTCCCCTTGACATGGGGTGATTGTCAGGGTACACTGAAAAGGTAAAAAAAATATATTGATAATCTAAGTCCCCTACATAGGGTGTGGGGCTATTATATATTATTCAGCAGAGAGGAGTTTTTATACATGAGGATTGAGGGTTTTGATGTTACTTATTTATCTTCCTATGATGGGTTGCCTGTAAAAAATCATTTGCCTGTGGAGTTGAGGGAACGGTTCAAGACAGAGAACCAATGGTTGGAAAGTGGTTATGTGCTGGTGGCTGGTGCAGTTGGTTTGGAAATGCACCCTACGGCTGTAAGTAGGACTTTATGTACTTATTATCTTGATACGCAGGTAGAAGAACGGTAAAAAGGAACTTGCATTTTTCTTATTTATGTTATATAATATAAATAAGATATATAATATATATCATGTAAATAAGGAAGTGTTGTACTATGGCTAAGAAAGAACCACCGCAGGAGTATATAGAAGTATTGGAAGTTTTGAATGTGCTTTATGATGAGGTGGACGGTTGCTCTTTTTATGATTATATTTTCCCCGATAATCAGAAGCAGGGGGAGCAGTGTGGTCACTATGAAAAGCCTAATGCAGTTTATCTTTATACCAATGAAAAAGACAGTGGGTCAAGGAGAAGATTAAGGCGTCGCATAATGCTTTCAGATACATGGAAAGAAGATTATATAAATTATGTGGAGCAGAACCCATCTACTTTGTGTAGTGGGATTGCGTATCGAGGTAGGGCGAATAATTTAGAGAACGCTCAGCGTATGTATGCGCTGGCGATTGACCTTGACGGGGTTGGATTGTATGAATTAAAAAATTTGTTGTTAAGATTTGGACAGCCAGCGGAAAATATTCGCACACTTCCTGTTCCAACTTTTCTTGTAATGAGTGGCACGGGATTTCATGTGTATTACGTTTTTGAAGAACCGATAGACCTTTTTCCGAATATCAAGTTGCAAATGAAGTCTTTGAAATATGACCTTACTTTTAGAATGTGGGATTATAAATCGACTTCCAAGAAAGATAAAGTGCAGTATCAGTCAATCGTTCAAGGTTTTCGTATGGTGGGGAGTATTAACCCGAAGTATGATGTTGAAGTGAAAGCGTTTCAGATTGGCGGTAGGGTAACGTTAGAGTATCTTAATTCCTATGTGAAACCGCAGAATAGGGTTGATGTGAATAGGCGTTTTGCCCCATCTAAGATGTCAAGGGAGCAGGCTAAGGAAAGTTATCCCGAATGGTATCAGCGTGTAGTCGTAGAGAAGAACAAGCGGCAAAAGAAATGGGACATAAAAGGCAAGCAGGGCTTCGCTCTGTATAATTGGTGGCTGAACCGAGCAGGGGAGATTACGGGCGGTCACAGATACTATTATCTGATGTGTCTTGTCATTTATGCTTGTAAGTGTGATGTGCCGAAAGAGAAGCTGAAAGCGGATATGTATGAAGTGTTTGATAAGCTGAAACTGATAGAGCATGACAATCCATTGACGGAAGAAGATGTGGAGAGCGCATTAGAGGTATATAGCAAGGAGTATTACAATTTTAAGATTTCAGATATTGAGTATCTAACAGATTTGCATATTGAGAGAAATAAGCGAAATTATCAGAAACAGAAAGACCATTTAGAAGAAGCAAGAGCTATTCGTGATATTCGTATGAAGCGACAAAACAAGGATTGGCGTGAGGGTAACGGCAGAAAGAGTGCAGAGCCGATAATAGTTGATTTTTTTCGTGAAAACCCGACTGCAAGTAAAGCAGAGGTTATACGGGGAACAGGATTGTCTAAGCCGACAGTTTATAAATATTATGAAGCGGCAAAAGAAAAAGCGCAGTTAAAGCCAGCAGAGCCGATCGTAGCGGCAGGATTGGACACGGAAGAATTACGGGCGGTGTTTTCTCGCTGTGAGAATTTGCAGAGAATAGGGCGAGTTGACCGAGTTAATCACCGTGATTAAATTCAAACGAATAATATACATAATAGCAATAACATAAATACAGAAAATAAGTTATTGCTATTATGCTGTATGAATATATGAGAGGTGGAAATACTATAAATATTAAAGAAAAGTTAAAGAAATATTCTTTACTTTTTCTTTGTTCTTGTATATACTATAAGTAAGAAAGGAGTGTTGTATATGTCACAGGCAGTTAATGTTAATTTCAAGCTGGACGCAGATGTAAAAAAGAGCATGGAACAGGCGTGTTCTGAATTAGGTCTTTCCATGAGTGCGGCGTTCACTGTGTTTGCTAAAAAAGTAGGCAGAGAAAAGCGTATTCCTTTTGAGGTATCGGTAGACCCGTTTTATTCTGATAGCAATATCCGTTATTTGGAAAATATCGTGCGTGATATTAAGGACGGTAAAGCCCATTTCGCAGAGCATGACTTGATAGAGGTGGACTAATGAGGTTGCTATGGGAAGATAGAGCGTGGAGTGATTATCTGTACTGGCAGACGCAGGATAAGAAAACGCTGAAAAGAATTAACGGACTTATCAAGGATATTCAGAGAAGCACCTTTGAGGGTATCGGGAAGCCTGAACCGCTAAAGGAAAATCTAAGCGGTATGTGGAGCAGGCGTATTGATGATACCAACAGAATTGTTTACTATGAGAAAGACGAGATAATCTATATTGTTTCGTGCAAAGGGCATTATGAAGATTGAAAGGGGGACGGGCAACCGCCCTCTTTTTTTACTCACGGTGAGTAAAAAAAGTCCTCACCGTGAGGACTTTTCTCTTTTATCGCTTAAATCTGTATGGAAAAGGATTGACATATATAAATTATGGTGGTACAATAACATATATAAATTATATAACTTATATATGTTATACAACAAACGTAAAGGAGTGTGACCCTATGAGAATTGTAGCTGTGGCTAATCAAAAAGGGGGCGTTGGTAAAACGACAACCTCACAAGCCTTGACCGCAGGGTTAGCAGATAAGGGATATAAAGTACTGGGAATTGACCTTGACCCACAGGGAAATCTTTCTTCTGCTTGCGGTTCGGTGAATTATAACGTACCGACTATTTATGAGCTGATGAAACGGGAAGTGACCGCAGAGGAAACGATCCAGCACATGAACGGTGGATATGATATAATCCCCTCAAATATCATGCTTGCAGGAGCAGAACAGGAGCTTTCACAGACAGGAAAGGAACATAGGCTGAAAGAAGCGATTGCCGCCGTATCGGATAACTATGATTATATCATTGTTGATACGCCGCCCTCATTGGGTGTGCTGACGGTCAACGCATTTACAGCGGCAAGTGATATTCTGATACCTACAACGGCAGGAATATTTGCGACTACGGGAATTAACCAGCTTAATGAAACCGTAAAGAGCGTACAGAAGTATTGCAACCCGAATGTGAAGATAACGGGTATTTTGTTTACTCGTTTCAATCCGAGGGCAAATATCAGCAAGCAGATAAAGGAACTTACGGAGCAGTTGAGCCAGTATATTTCTGCACCGATTTATAAGACCTATATCCGTTCTGCAGTAGCAGTGGAAGAAGCACAGGCGAACAGGGTAGATATATTTGATTATGCGGAAAAATCAACGGTATCAGAGGACTATAAAGCCTTTATCGAGGAATTTCTGAAAGGAGAGCAGGAGTAATGGCAGGAAAGGCAAAATTTGACCAAGAAGCGGCGTTTAAGTCGATTATAGGAGCAGGAGCAACAGAGGACGAGAAGAAAGCTGATAAGCCAGCAGGAAAGGGCAGACCGCCAGTTGAGAGAGAAACAAAGAAGCGTGTGAGCCTTGCTCTTTATCCGAGCAGTTACGGAGCTTTACAGAAAATTGCCTATGTGAACCGTCAGAGCGCAAGTGATATAGTGTCGGAACTGATAGCCGACTATGTAGCCGCAAACGCTGGAAAGCTGAAAGAATACGATAAAATCAAAACTGAATAACAGGCATAAGTTATATATATTATGTGATATATATAACTTGCATAATAGCAATAACATGTAAAGTGAGGTGCGGCGATGAATACGGTAATAAAGGGAACAAAGACAATCGCAGAGTACAAGCGTGTTCGTGAGGATATGGAGAACTTAGCCAGGGCGAATTATGCCAGGCATAAAGAAGCCTTTGAAGAATGGGGAGAGGGCGAGCCTGTAAAGGCGTGGTTTGACTTTGAGGGGAACTTCTGTATCGAGTACGAAAGCGGCAAATGGTGGCACTATAACGATAAGGGGGAATGGTGGTAGGTATGGCAGGACAACAGCAAGAAGAAATTGAAACAATCAGATCGAGAACAATCGAAGTCAAATTATCGGACGCTGATGTAAAGCGTATTTCTGAAAAGGCGGCGGCACACGGTTTGACCGTGGGGGAGCTGATAGAGAATTTTATCGGTGATTTAGTATGCGGAACATATAGTAACGGTTCTGATGAAAGAATGTATGCGGAACAGTGGTTTGAGCGTTGCTGGTTTGGAATGTTCCCCGACCTCACTTTTTTAAGGTATCTGATTGAGTGGGGTGGACTTGATGAAGTTATAGGTGCATGGGAAAATATAAAGAGTACCGAAGAAAATATACAGACCAGCGAAGAATCACTTGCAAGCGGCGTGATGAAAGGCAGGGGTGGCGAAACCTACACATGGAAAGATATTACAAATGGTGAGGGAACGCCTATTTATTCCAGTAAAGAAGAATGGGAGCAGGAAGAAAGAACGGTTATATCTGATTGGCGAGAAGAAGTTGAAGCAGACAAACAGACACTTTCGGAATACTGGAACGAATATACCGAGCAGAAAAAGGAATATAAGAACGGTACATTTGAGGAAGAAATGAAAAAAGTTCTTGATTATTGGCGGGAGTATCAGAGCTTTTTAGAGGGAAAAAGTTTAGGAGAAAATGATAATGGATAATAAAAAAATTATATTAAATATAGTGAAGCTGATATTCGCCTTGATTATAGGAGGGGTAATGGGAGCAAAATTATTAACTTCGGGAAGCGAAATATTGATAATTGCTTTTTTTGTGTTATGTGTGATAGGTGGAATTATACTGTCATGTATTAACATAAAATAAAAAAGCAGGAGGGAAAACCTCCTGCTTTTTTATTTTATGCTGACTACAGAATAGTTGAATTATAATAGGTGTTCCAGTATGCATCATAGGCATCCTTGCAAGATTGGTCATATGCCATGCAGGTAGAAACATAAGCCGTACTAAATCCGGCGGCAGATAAAATGGCACCCCAAGCTGCGGCAGATAATGTTCCGCCTGTAAATATTGCACCTGCGCCAGCTGCACCAGCCGCTAAAACTGAAAGGGCAGACATTCCAAGAGCTCCAACAATAGCACCCTCTTGCACATTTATTTTGTCAACAGCGCTTCTGAATGTAGTTAAGTAAGAGCGATTTTTGCTGGTCTCTTTTGTCTTAAAGTAGACCCAGTTAAAGGCGTTGTCTCCCGGA
This DNA window, taken from Anaerotignum faecicola, encodes the following:
- the mobQ gene encoding MobQ family relaxase, which gives rise to MAIYHCTCKIISRGQGRSAVGAAAYRSGEKLYNEYDGIEHDYTKKGGVVYSEIMLCENAPKEYQDRQTLWNAVEQIEKSSKAQLVREYEVALPVELSREEQIKLVRDFAKENFVDNGMCVDFSIHDKEDGNPHAHIMLTTRPIEQDNSWGVKQKKEYILDKNGQKQYDKKKQTYKCKTVKTTNWDSKEFLQRSRESWAEKVNQELEKKSLPQRIDHRSLKEQGVDRVPTIHEGGARKLEKRGIKTDRGKINREIKTANGQMQTIDILTKQTQKEIINIREDIEWNKQHEHIAKIERMLPKATEENKNVLLRLQTEMLKTYNIAKRLEPTTASAERTIECDGRKVPYFDYHKDKLIGDISFIRDKIESSLEAIRERAKTAEPQSGFVARRESIMRQEQPKQDAPKIDTAYAEEMARKLSALRSEFVKAMVQSAERTSYQPNPIYERQANEIESISKTISEQSRTIKSLQEERDKLGIFKGREKKELQNKIDNFERLRRSNLDKLGALGVSEPSKADEAVKEKRSMAAQEQNRAKAAMQNRGAKERAEEVKAAFLEAAKQIPADQRQEILDRMGQQKEIPTMGRLQYYQAEAEARRQLDTALKQEAQTRERNRTHDRDRGI
- a CDS encoding type II toxin-antitoxin system RelB/DinJ family antitoxin, translated to MSQAVNVNFKLDADVKKSMEQACSELGLSMSAAFTVFAKKVGREKRIPFEVSVDPFYSDSNIRYLENIVRDIKDGKAHFAEHDLIEVD
- a CDS encoding Txe/YoeB family addiction module toxin gives rise to the protein MRLLWEDRAWSDYLYWQTQDKKTLKRINGLIKDIQRSTFEGIGKPEPLKENLSGMWSRRIDDTNRIVYYEKDEIIYIVSCKGHYED
- a CDS encoding ParA family protein — encoded protein: MRIVAVANQKGGVGKTTTSQALTAGLADKGYKVLGIDLDPQGNLSSACGSVNYNVPTIYELMKREVTAEETIQHMNGGYDIIPSNIMLAGAEQELSQTGKEHRLKEAIAAVSDNYDYIIVDTPPSLGVLTVNAFTAASDILIPTTAGIFATTGINQLNETVKSVQKYCNPNVKITGILFTRFNPRANISKQIKELTEQLSQYISAPIYKTYIRSAVAVEEAQANRVDIFDYAEKSTVSEDYKAFIEEFLKGEQE